ATTTAAAAAATATGGGTTGCATACCTATTTATACATATATCTATAAATATGCAAATTAACAAGTATTTATTTTTTGAGCTTACTTACTCGCCTATTACTAAAGACTGCTTTTGGCTATAATAACCAAAGACTCATACCAAGTATTAACATCAAGCTTAATTACACTACTTAATACCCATTTGTGCGCAATCATAATCGACTTTGCCAGAAAAAATAAGGGTTAAATTCTAAAAAACTAATTTAAGCTTGTAATTTTTAATAATTAAAACCGCTTATAGAGATAAATATGTCGCAATTATCCGAACAACTAAAAAATAAATTAACACAATGTTTATGCCCCCCTGGTAATGGTGTTTTTACCGTAAATACGGCCAAAGAGCGTAAAGAGCAGCTACACCAAACAATCTTTGGTCAAGCCACCGGTATTGACGATTTATGGAAAAGTTCGTTAGACGGGCTTTCTGATGCATCTAACGCCGTTATTTTAGGCGTAGCATCAGATTGCGGCGGTGGAATATTACGTGGTGCTAATTGGGGCCCTTTATTTATTCGCAGTACATTGCTTGAAAACTACCCTGAGCTGAACACTTTTGATCTAGGAGATGTTCGTGTTATTCCACATTTGCTTTCAGATAAATATTTAAACGAAGCCACCATCGCTAATTGTCGTAAAGCTTTGTATCAAAATGTTCAGAGTGACTATTATGTTAGCCCTTTAAGCATTACTGAAGACGTTCTACATGATTTTTATGCTACATTTCCTGAAAAGGGTATTTTTGGTTTAGGAGGCGATCATAGTGTCAGCTATCCTTTAACAAAAACATATTTACAAGCTAAAAAACAACAAGGTAAGCGTGTCAGCATTATTCACTTTGATGCACACACAGACTTATTAATAGAACGTTTAGGTATCGATTTATGTTTTGGATCTTGGTGTACTCATATTTTAAATGACTTACCTGCACCTGAACATTTAATTCAAGTGGGCATTCGTTCAAGTGGTAAACCTAAATCTCATTGGGAAAGCACTTTTGGCGTAAAACAACATTGGGCACATGAAATTAAAGATTTAGGTATAGAAACAGTTATTAGTAATATTCTTGCCCAATTAGCACAACAAAATATTGATGAACTTTATGTTAGTTTTGATATTGATGCTATTGACGACAGTTATGCTTCAGCTACTGGAACGCCAGAGCCTGACGGATTAATGCCACAAGAGGCCATGCAAATATTGCAAGCCATTGCAGCGAAATACCCTATAACAGGTGCAGATATGATGGAGATAGCACCGTTTACAGACAGCTCTGGCTTAGGGATTATTAGTCAAGAAAAAACATTAAAAGTAGCAGGTGAAATTTCTGCATTTTTATTGAAAGCGATGGCGTAATAAAAAATGGTTAAATAATGATTACAGAAGGCAAATATTTTTTCCCAATTTAGATAATTATTTTTTATTGCCTTACTATTTAGCATCTTTAACTTTTTATTGAGTAACAAACATAAAATGGCTCCTAATGGAGCCATTTCTTTAACTATAACTATTTATGTTAAGTCGTTAATTTGCATCTGAACATGAACTTGAACTACCAAAAGGGCCAGTGGGAAAGATAAAGGCCGCTGGAGGTACATTTTCGTTGAGTACATCTTCAGAAAGAACACTTAAATTAAAAAGAGCATTAGCAAAGCTTTCTGTACCTTTAACTCGCGTAGAAACAATTAATTCTATTTTAACCCAGCCACCATAAACTTCGGCATACTCTATATCAATTAACGCTCGACCTTGTTCATCAGTTGTAACAGTACCTTTAGCATTCACAATATTGCCCGGCGTTAACTGTCCATCACCATTAATATCTTCCTCATAAAGAATATCATCTAAAATACCATTTATATTAATATCTTCATTAGCACAGGTTGCAAAAGGTTGGACTACGTAAGAGATAAACTCACCACTTTCATCAAGCTCTTTCTGCCAAAGGCCTTTGGTGTATTCTTTAGGAATGGCCGAAACAGTTAAGTCAATATTTGGAATAGGATTTGAATCTATATCAGTTACAAACACGGAATACTGCTTATTATACGTATTAATATCTGACTGCAAAATAGTATTACCTGTGCCTAAAGCAATAAATACTTCACGATCTGCAACCGTTATATTAACCGCATCAGAAATTTCAGGTGACGCACCTCTAACTTTTGCTTTAATCGTTATACCATCATGGGCAGAAGTACTATTAGAAGTATAAACTGTTGAAGCACCACCATTACTATCAGTTACTGCAGAAGCAGGATAAATACTACCATTAGTAACATCATCCAAATCAAAATCAACGGCTTGATTTTTAACTAAATTACCAACCGAATCTCTAACAATGACAGAAATCGTTGATGTTTGTTGATTAGGCCCAATTGAAATAGGAAACGCTTGTGCTATTAATCGATGTGGTTCATCAGCAACAAATTCAAATTCGAGTTGGTTATGTAATTCAATTACTTTGCCATTGTCATTCGTTGTACCGATAAAAGTTAATATTACTTTACCTGCATTGTTGGATGTTAATGTTGCTACTGCTTGACCTGCTTCAGTTACAACCGAAGCTTCTTCTAAAGAGCCTCGGGTTGCAGTAAAGCTTACAGTACCATCAACAGGAACACCTGCTCTTAACCAAGTTAAAGTAATACTTGCT
The sequence above is a segment of the Colwellia sp. 20A7 genome. Coding sequences within it:
- a CDS encoding Ig-like domain-containing protein, whose translation is MELLRRFSFTLLLMTLTTLVACGGGGEGFSVGGEAVDTTDPDSTTVAASSITLLASSQQLASSGAEVILLTAIAKDADNNLLEGVSINFSSTSGDIGFVIDDEGNSITSDVTGTDGKVVRNLATETDSKNRVISVSVKSDSVSDNLDILVVGTTISLTGSSVLAVDDVNNYTVKLLDSDGNGLAGALVDLSLSGIPTEVGGNVANITLPTGEIRTDANGQVQLTVAGTSEGTNSLIASAFGATVEEEVSVQADTFLITGFSNGSNAIDPSVTTVPDVPLSETASITLTWLRAGVPVDGTVSFTATRGSLEEASVVTEAGQAVATLTSNNAGKVILTFIGTTNDNGKVIELHNQLEFEFVADEPHRLIAQAFPISIGPNQQTSTISVIVRDSVGNLVKNQAVDFDLDDVTNGSIYPASAVTDSNGGASTVYTSNSTSAHDGITIKAKVRGASPEISDAVNITVADREVFIALGTGNTILQSDINTYNKQYSVFVTDIDSNPIPNIDLTVSAIPKEYTKGLWQKELDESGEFISYVVQPFATCANEDININGILDDILYEEDINGDGQLTPGNIVNAKGTVTTDEQGRALIDIEYAEVYGGWVKIELIVSTRVKGTESFANALFNLSVLSEDVLNENVPPAAFIFPTGPFGSSSSCSDAN
- a CDS encoding arginase family protein — protein: MSQLSEQLKNKLTQCLCPPGNGVFTVNTAKERKEQLHQTIFGQATGIDDLWKSSLDGLSDASNAVILGVASDCGGGILRGANWGPLFIRSTLLENYPELNTFDLGDVRVIPHLLSDKYLNEATIANCRKALYQNVQSDYYVSPLSITEDVLHDFYATFPEKGIFGLGGDHSVSYPLTKTYLQAKKQQGKRVSIIHFDAHTDLLIERLGIDLCFGSWCTHILNDLPAPEHLIQVGIRSSGKPKSHWESTFGVKQHWAHEIKDLGIETVISNILAQLAQQNIDELYVSFDIDAIDDSYASATGTPEPDGLMPQEAMQILQAIAAKYPITGADMMEIAPFTDSSGLGIISQEKTLKVAGEISAFLLKAMA